From Carassius carassius chromosome 15, fCarCar2.1, whole genome shotgun sequence:
atatatatatatatatatgtgtgtgtttatagagagagagagagagagagagagagagagatttaatcGTATTTATTAAATCTAAcatatacaatgtaaaaaaattgtCCTAGCAATCAACAAAACCAATAAAGTATTCCTCAATTTGTCTAAACAGATACAATCAAATCTTACTTGAAATTTATTTTCCAGAATGATTTTTCATGCCGGTGATGGTCCTTTCAAACATCCATgcatataaatcataattttttttttattaatgcaagtGTAAATGTCAGAATGCTatgcatttaagtttttatttgatatacataatacaaaaataaaatcaaaatcagtgAATATCCAATATTCATTGATAAACAGACTCAGAGTTGGTTGTGCTGTTGTGCTCAGTATAAGTGAAGTTATTAGTTTTCTTCAAAGGTGTGCCTACAGATTTTCAGTTATATTTGTCACAAAATGAGCCTGGCTATTTTGGTCTAAGCTACACTCTTTGCAGCTTGCAATTCTTCATAAAAGCACTATACAGAAAGGGCCATCCACCAGTGAAGGTGAATGCTGATGTGATTGACAGCTCCTTTATACTTcacaagagagagaaagatgagcTTTCCCGCAGACAGGAAAGCCTAGATCTAGAGACAGATCAAGAAGTAAGTTGCTGCTCAGTTTTGGATCGATAATATCTAAAGGGAAAAGACCGCTGGGAGGCTCTTGAGAGGAAATAGCCCAGAGGAAGCAGGTAATAAAAAAGAcaagtgctttatacaatacagaaaaGTGTCCTCTAATAAAAGCCACATAATTTCTGCCTTTGTATTCTTTAAAGGGTATAGACGAATTCCAACATGAACACAGATGATATGGATCAGCTATGTTATGATGCACTATGAATATATGGTCAagacatatatatacatttctgagTATGTCCCAAGTGTAAAGAGGGCTTAAATGCAATTGGTAGGTTATAGAGTAATGTGAGATCATCTGAGATGTAATCACCAGTGTGAGTTGGAGGATAAGCTCCAAAGAATTTCCCACGGTTGGTTTACTGTAATTTGAAACTGCCGCTCAGCAGTTGTGAGGTGTATTGAGAAGTCAAACTCTCTCTAACTCTCAACAGGGCTTCCATACACTTGAGCAGACATGTTCTCAAGTCTCTGTCCCTTGTCCAAGTCAAGTCTAAAGTCTAAGTCTCTGCCAAAAAGATCAAATCCAGCCAACAAAAGCAGAATTGTGCATTGTTCAATAAatgtgttttgaatgaatcagtataGTGACTGCTATGACTTGTTCATAAAGATGATGACTTTTTTTGTTCCAAAATGAAGAAGTGTTTTAACAGATTGTTGATTTAATGTGACTGGTTCAACTGCTATGTCATCACCTACTGGTGTAACACTGTAACCTGTAGAAAAAAGTCACTGAAAAGTATGGGACAGTCAAAATATAAGTATAGTAATCAAGTCTCAAGTCAGTTGCTCAATTAAGTGATAGTTCTCTGCACTTTTTCCttgtaacattttaaacaaattttcagCAGAAGAGTTCAGGGCAAGTCCAACAAACCGTTTTCATACAGTTAAAAGATGGCTACGCTATGAGTGGATAGTTTGTCTTTGTGTCTCTGCCATTTGCTGAAGTTTTGCCCTGCCTCTCCCAGCCTTGACGGATACGGGTGACACTGCGGTCCATGCATGGAGTGATCAGGATTAGCTTTAGAATCAGAACCACACAAGGGACCACCAGAGACAACATGTATGCTGGAGGCATCCACCACCTATATGATGCAGGTTTCAGAAATTTGTCCCAGCCATACAGAAATGTGTGAGCGGTACACAGCAGCAGGGTAATGTAGCCCAGTTTGGactgtaaaagaaagaaagaaaaattattttatcaatcATTGTCAATGTGTGAAGAattcaacattgtcagtttaaaaCATTCTGGATACATTTGTTCTGATCAATACTGGGTTTTCAGTGCACACtactgacacactattttcctattttgatactgtaagcgctatataaataaaggtgacatgacttCAGCTCTCAGTccagacaaaaaacaacaacaacattgtcCATATTGTGTTATGCTTTCTAAACTTATTAGTAAAATAATCTTCAGTGACACTCAAATTTATGCATTTCCACAGACTGACAATGTAATACCTGTACAAAACGGAACTCCCTCCAGTTTAGGGAGTTGCTCACAGATGGAAGGGATGTAATTCCTAGTAGGACAAACAGCCCAAACCCAAGAATTCCCATGGAATAGTAAGAGTCACAACGCCAGGACATCGTGTTGTCAAACTCATAGGTTTTATTACCttttacctgaaaaaaaaaaacatgagttaGTTCCTCTGATTTATCTCTAGTTCAGTGTACAAGTTTTGTGATgttaagtgacattcagccaagtatggtgacccatactcagaattcgtgctctgcaattaacccatccaaagatcacacacacagcagtgacacccggagcagtgggcagccatttatgctgtggcacccagggagcagttgggggttcaatgcattgctaagtcatggtattgccagcccaagattcaaacccacaaccctagggttaggagtcaaactctctaaccactaggccacgacttccccatgacACACACAAACGACAAGAGGTTTGGGGAATCAAGGTGCAGTAAGTGATTTCTAAGAAACACTGttgagtgtttaaaaaaaaactctcctACCTAAAAGATTTGTAGGCTACCCCATCATGATCGCTCTGCCCCCAAAATCACAAACatggaaagaaaaggaaaagaaaaaaaaggaaagaaaagcaaTTTTCTCAGGAATACCAATAATACCCTATGTAGGCCTATGACATAAATAGGGAAAgatgtttgttttgattttaaagaACTGCCCATCTTAAAATAGTGTTCTTAAAATTTTCTACTTACCAGTGATATAACGTAGACATTTGTCCTGTAGCGTACATAATACCTGATAGGTATAACTAAAGTGTAGAGAACATGTAGAAAACCGAAGGCCAGTGCTAACAGACCCAGCTGCTTCCTACACAACATCCAGCGATCCAACCAATCAGGGAAGCGACGGTATTTAGTGCCGTTATAAAGTTGCAGAAATCCAGCCAATGTACCCGGCAGGTAACAGAGGGACAGCATCACCAGAGAGACAATGGGAAAGACCTTGTTGGCCAGCGAGATCATAATGCGGAAAGCGATGTCTTTACCGTTGGTAACACGCTCATAGATAACATCTCTTGTGAGTACATAGAAGAATATGAAAGCTGTTAAACAAATGGCGATGTTGAGAGGAAGTCTCCAGAGAGGGAAGAGTTGCAAGGGCAGATCTTCTAACTCAGCCGCGGCTCGGAGGGAGCCTCTGTCCAGTGCAGTGAAACCAAGACTTTGAGCAATGTCCACCACTTGCTGTTTAGCATCAGCATTGTCTCCACAGAGAAGCACCTAaacaattgaagaaaaaaaactgtgtcaTGAAAAACTGTGTCATATTTTGTGTAGGCCTACATTTTAAATCTGCTATTTACAAAAAACGTTGATAGTTAATGTAATGGCATTAACATGAAATAATGATGAACATTACTTTTACAGCATGTAAAGttgttttttaaagttaaagtatCAATTATTTTAGTTACCAGTTGCATACATTAATATTAGATAATGTATTGTTATCGAATATGAATTAAGAATAAGTAGTAGACTATATTTAGAAATCAACATTAAAGTCACAATTAGGTGCACTGCTACAGAACTTTGGTCTGCAAATCTGACACGactgcacaaaaacattattgtaGGCTTGTCACAGATAATGGGGTAGGACCAGTCGATCATCGATTTTTTTAATTTCGTAATAGAACTTTGTTACGTCATAGTCAGAAACTCTTGCATGTAGTGCATATTTAATCTAGGATAATGCTAATTGTgacaaatattaattaatttctaGGATTCATTTAAACTGACATTGATGTATTgtgaattaacaatgaacaatagtaTTTATACACATTCTAAATAGTTATAAATGTGGTTCAAAATGTTCATTGATAGTTCATTAAACCTAATGCATTAAGTAATGTTAACAAagagaaccttattgtaaagtgttaccacaaaAACAACTCATGCAGCAAATAATTTTCAAGTGGTTTGATTGTTTTTGTAGTTGCCATTCTGTTGACCTATACAACCTTTAGAAACAAAATGCTTCTTTAATAGTTTCAGACAGCATTGAAATATCCTCTGGGAAATAAATTTAGTTCAGAGCCTGAACAATACAATATGTTGTCACAGTTGGCctttggaaaaaagaaaaaaaaattataatcaaaatGAGAAATAATAACAAATAGACTGCTTGGCCGGGCGTGACTATTCATTTTTATTGAGAAACACACAAACAGGTGTCAGAGAACAAACGCACTAATACAGCGATAATAATAGTTTGCCAGAGCTCAGATTCCATCTGGCCAGTTTCTCAACCACCACCTGCTGATGTAAATATGACTTTCCTACAAAAAGACTCTATCGCTAAGAGGGAGACTCATTTCACGAACAATGAACATTATGACATGGACACAGACGTGCATTATACATGCATTAAtggcactttttttgttttttcgttCATACTATAATGACACACTCATACAAACATCACCTCCTATCAAGGCTGTATTGTGTgatagtttgtttaaaatttgaaACAACTCTGTTCAAACAGCCTCTCTGTGCTTTGTCCCTTTTTGCTTAAATGATTAACAACATTGTATAAAATTTGGAGATCGATGCATGAGAAATTCGGTCTTAATTATTTTCTCTCACTCATTTTACAGTTCTTTGATTGCTTCGTCTgaacaaaatgtgtttatttttgtgaatttgtggaaacatgaaaaaatattacatttatttgcttgtttacaTTGATTTACTGCCTGCAAGTTTATTCTGCCCACCTGACTgaattgtgtttatgtgtatgtgtgtgttttacctgTCTGTTGGCATCTAGTCCTCCAGACTGCAGTGCCCAGGCAGAGATAGTGTTGAAGGCTTTGACTACCGTCGCCCCTGGAACCAGCCTGCTCAGGTATTCTGCATTGGATTCTGGGTACAGACCCCTCTTGAGATTATTGCTGACATCTACCAGCACCTTTCCTTCAAGATCTGAAGCCAGGGAGCTCAAAAATCCATAGTGTTCCCTCTGCACAGCCACGAATACCACATGTGCATCACATGCTGCTACTGCATGAgtcatgacctttgaccccttAGGCAGCAACAGAGAGTTTTTAGGGTCCCGGGAtccatatacaacactgtaacCTGACTGGAGCAAACGGAGCCCCAGTGAGCGTCCAAAATCACCTGTTCCAAAGATGCACACTGTCTCCGGTTTATACATCTTTCCACTGAGATCTGTCATTGCAACCGAGTCTGAATTCATTTCTAAAAAATAAGAGACACCACACAATATAAAGAAACTAAAGTTAAATTAAACCACAAGTAATGGCTATTACAAAGTGTACTAAAAAAacaccatttacatttttattttcagatttggTACAAGTGCTGTGGCTGTAGATGATTATATTTCTGCTTGAGTGATTTAAATGCTTGTTTTCTGCATTTCTTGGCCACCACAGGCGATGATGGTGTAATTAGATGTGATTATGGTTTGCACATAGTACATTTGGGTGCACCGTTTAATTTATGGTTTATTTTGCTACTTCAACAGTACATAGGCTGATATAATGCAAAATATACATCATACATCATAACCTaaagtaaaaaaactaaaacctaaATAATCCCAAAACACCTTGAAGAAAAGGATTagcaaattatattaaattattttaaatgaaatgaaatgaaatttgcTCAGAATGAATCAACAAATACTCACCAATAAAGATGCGAGAAATATATATTCAGGAATTTGTGCACCAGTCTCTGAAAAATCCACAGACCTCTTGTAGAGTCAGATCCTGACTGTTGAAATCACTGTCTAAGAGTGTGATATCCCCAAAAGCTGTTTGGCAGTGTGATGTAATCATCAAAACCAGCTTTTACTCTTCTTCTTTAGTTCTTCTGCAATTTCCCTTTTACCCACTGGCGTTTCTTTGTAGGACTGAGGCTGTTTCTTGCCTGTACGGGTCTGTTTATAAGCACGTGTGTGACAgagaggcaattttttttttatgagcatgTGACCTGCCCACAGCTCAGTGGGGGTTTAGATttgggaaaagagagagaggttGTTTTGGTAATGGATAAAGTCCAGTGTGGAAATTCCAGAGTAACTGTaactctctctgtttgtgtgggTGTTGAAAGGCACATAATGTTTGCTTGGatttacctcctgtgtgttttgAGGCCAAGGCCTGCCTGGAAGTAAGTTGCGCAATAGTGGAATAACTGCAACAGTCTGACAAAGCATGTTCCGCTATAaatcaaaaaggaaaaaaatattttgtttgttgtttgtaaaTTCATCCGGGAGACTTTCCATAAACAGAGTGAGCTTTTTTACTTCATACGCTTCATAAAAAACCTGTTTGTGTGACATTTACTTCTCCCAGAATTTTGAAAAATACATTGAATACAGTTATCACAGCATGCGTGATCTGCTGCACACCTCCACCCATCTGCGAAACCCACAGATGTGTCATCTAACAGCAATAAGCACATGGAGATTATTTATGATGACGTTAATAGATCAGCAGGTTCCTCATGTGTATCCACATTAAGACTACCTTACCAGGGTTAAGACTTAAGGGGCACAGTCACAGCATGACTCCAGCAATACATCACATGCTGTAGCTCCTCATTACTCCTGTTCTACTGGCTTAGAGCTGAGAGACTTCtttgtaatttataattataactgCATGTGCCTACCTGCAGTCTGGGCCACCTTCAGCTTGCCTCTCCTGAATAGGAGTGTGTGTGGTATGCTACGCAAGCATCAGAAATTTAATCCAGATGATTGTTTTCTAAAGGTTGTCTTGAATGAAACGCTGACCCAGATCTAAAGAAGCACACATGGTACAGGTATGCATGGGATTGGTGTCTTAAAATGTCACAGATGTACAGATATTTATGTATGGATGGCACGGAACGGTTGTGGTTTTAAAGGAAAATTCCACATTCAGTTCAAGTCAAGTGCAATCTGAAATGGTAGTGGAATAATGTTGATAACCActatttgtttttgctttaaaaagtaaaaaatctttaaaaaggcacttacagtaaaaataaataaggcTAGTctataaaaagtaaaatactcACGGTTTTATAAGTATTTTATGTTAAACTGGGGAAAATAACTTCTCTACTTTTCTGTATGAAGCCATATGCAAAAATCattgtacatttaaaaagaaTGATTTGCAACTTACCTTACAGGTTTTAATAGAAGAATTAAGGTGAGTGCTTTTCATTCAGGTTCACATTTCTGCTGTTAAGTCTTCCAGAAATTGGCCCCTATTTGCTTCTATTGatggattttttaattatgtgtttttaaattattacattttttttgtggcAATTGACACTGTGCCTCAAATGCTTTTGATTTGTACAGAATATTCTTTTAAAAGTGGATTGTTGCTTGGTGTTGACATTTCGAGTGTTGATTTTGAGTACTCTCTGATTAATTAGCATGTGTCAGTGTGTTTATGTGATGCTGGACTGTGGCACaatttttggtttttatttattcatgagtTTTTTGTGAGCTGCATGCAGTCATAGTTGCATTCATTAGTGAGGGCATGAGTGGTGAGAATCATTCAGAAAACCTGTCTGAAAAGAAACCATCAGACAGTTACAAACTCTACAATATGTGAACTCAGACTTAATTTAATACAGTGTTAGCCTCCTAGCTCTCACAGCCATGAACATATCTTCTAATTTTGCAACTCATATCATAAAGAAATGAGACCAGAGTAACTCACAGGAAAGAATAGGCAATTATGATATTTGGACAATGTTTGTCATTCACAAGCTGGAATATTTAAGGTCATGTCCCTCTCCCCCAAACCTCTTCAGAACCTCACGACCCGGAGTGTTTTCTGCTTTGGCTTCTGTGTTGAAATCTGGGGTTTATTTGGTTCATTGAGTACAGAATGTGACATCATCTGAATGCATTCTTTTATTTTAGTCCAATATTGCTAAACGGTATATGATGGCAGTGTTGCATATAAAGAGTAATCACACGGTTGATATTTACACTCTGTGGGATTGACACTGACGTGATGGGACGGATTTACATAAGAAGAATGAGAAGAAACATGGTGGTGTGTTACTCTCTGACAGCTCGATGAACATGGGAGTTCATTTGCACATATTGTCATGTTTTTGAAGGAGGTATCAGAAGAATACAGTGTTTACTTACTGTTATCTTCTTACATAATTGATGTGAAGAGCCGGAATTGCTTCCTCTGTTCTGATACAGTTTTTTGACTCACAGATACAGACATCAGAACACAACAGATTTTGGTCAGAATATGTTCTTCCTGGCTTCTGTTGCTGAGCAATTTCACCTCATAAATTCCCGCATTTGTTTTGTATGAGCAGAGAATGTTTGTGAGAACACAGATGACATCTGTCTAGTAAAATCTGAAGCATACCAATTTTGGCTTTATCAGGGAAGATTTTGAACTGTGTGTGTATTATGAATTCCAAGAACTACAatttcagtgtttgttttccTACTGTGGTGGAAAAAGTTCCCCCATTCTTTTTAGGAAATGTGTTTTTGGAGCTGTGTAAAAGGTCAGGTAACACATTGAGCTTAGGTTCAGAATTTACCATCTTAATTTCTGCCGTCAAGTAGTCCAGACACTCACAAATTGTGctcatgtactgtatatgttctcCGGTGGAAGAAAGAGATAAAACCACAAAGAAAGGAGAAAgcatggaaagaaagaaaaatattgaaaaacatcTCACTTGCGTCTCCTAGACAACAACGGAAGAGCAAATGGAGACTTTGCCTTgtgaagagatctcaacaatgacacaaaatattattatatttgtgtgtCTGTGGGTTGTGAATGTATTTGTTTGTAAATGTGCTTTACAGCCCCCCACCCCTCCCCCACTGCCCAAAGACACACTCTGTTTATTAGGCATATTTTTGcctaattataaatacatttttgatattCTGATCAGTAAGGGTAATGGCAGTAGGAAATGAAcaggttttatattttaaacataataagAACAAGTATGTGAAATATGAATGTTAAAGAAACTGCTACTAACTATCAATCATCAGTGATTCTCAAAGTTGTCTGGCGTGACCCCTAGAGATCTGTAGAGGTATTGCAGGTGGAGCGCGGGATCTTGTGCACTACTTCATATTTCAATTTGCTGCATTTAAACAGGAGAGAAGCAATGAAATGTGTGAGCAATTTCCTCCCTCTTCTCCTTATATGGTAAAATTCACTGAACTGCACCTGAGTAAACAATAACATTCCCATGTTTGCAGTTGATATGGCAGGTTTTAATGGCGGAAGGGGAGATTTTCAGGGAATAACAAACTAAATTCCGTTCTTTTGCTTACACAGGACTGTTGTATGACTTTAGAAGGTGTCATACAATTATTTCTGTGATCCTTTTTCGTAGTTTTGGAGCTCAGAAGTTCAGAAATCCCCATATCATTAGGTGCTCCACaacaaaaaatttacattttctagTGAACTTACCCTTTTCGGCGGAGGCGAAGGCATTTTAGGTTTACAAAGAATATTCATGTTTACAAGATATCACGGATGTGGGCAAGAGAAACATCTGACTGTTTCCGCTGGGACCaaatgtgtggtgtgtgtgttgtttatgCATATGTGTTTGGCTAAGGAAAGAAACAATAGAACAATGTATGAGATAGACAATAGCAGACAAGAATGAGGGCGGTGGAATCCAGCCAATATGGAGCAATGCCATTGTTAAATACACCTAAAATACATTCCCAGCTCACACTATTAAATAAACACTATATTACAAACTTATTCTAGATTTactctggcaaaaaaaaaagaaattgggtTGTGGGTGGAATTTGGCAACAAGCAATATGACAAAACCCAACGGAaggcaagagagagaaaaagattggaggaaaggaagagagtATAATAATCACATCATTggctgtattttaatgttttcttatttGTATAATTGATGAAATAGGAAATAGATTTCAGATTTTTGTCTCGGATAAGGGATGCACTACAACAGCGGAAGTGAAGTTTCAACCGCATTGATTAATTTGGGAGAAGCACGTTAAATTATCCATGGCAAATCCATTTAATGAGCAAATAGGTAGAATGAAAGAGGAATTATTCAGAACCTGGTTAATTCAATTACTCAGCTTCCTCCACTAAATGCTACTGATCTAATTCCTCTCCATTAGCGTAATTATTTGCCTCTTTTTACATtccccactctctctctcactctctcactcagtcTCTTTGTGtatcactctttctttctctccacacaaGGTTAATTGCACACTTCAAGTGTTTTAACCCTGTGACCTTGTTGGGATTGACCTTTACAGAAATCTGGCTGCTTAATTGTTCATGCAAATATTGCTGCATGCTTTAGAATTGATTGTACATTTACTGTCAAATTATCGCACATAGTAATGTGAACTTTGAAGCAGGTTATGTTATCATAGCTGTTAGCAA
This genomic window contains:
- the steap4 gene encoding metalloreductase STEAP4, whose translation is MNSDSVAMTDLSGKMYKPETVCIFGTGDFGRSLGLRLLQSGYSVVYGSRDPKNSLLLPKGSKVMTHAVAACDAHVVFVAVQREHYGFLSSLASDLEGKVLVDVSNNLKRGLYPESNAEYLSRLVPGATVVKAFNTISAWALQSGGLDANRQVLLCGDNADAKQQVVDIAQSLGFTALDRGSLRAAAELEDLPLQLFPLWRLPLNIAICLTAFIFFYVLTRDVIYERVTNGKDIAFRIMISLANKVFPIVSLVMLSLCYLPGTLAGFLQLYNGTKYRRFPDWLDRWMLCRKQLGLLALAFGFLHVLYTLVIPIRYYVRYRTNVYVISLVKGNKTYEFDNTMSWRCDSYYSMGILGFGLFVLLGITSLPSVSNSLNWREFRFVQSKLGYITLLLCTAHTFLYGWDKFLKPASYRWWMPPAYMLSLVVPCVVLILKLILITPCMDRSVTRIRQGWERQGKTSANGRDTKTNYPLIA